Proteins found in one Sulfurirhabdus autotrophica genomic segment:
- a CDS encoding glycosyltransferase family 4 protein: MKPIKIALIRQRYTAFGGAERFVERAVQALQGQGAQLTLITRSWDANVEREHLICDPLYFGNLWRDWGFARCVCRTLKHQTFDLIQSHERLSCCDVFRAGDGVHREWLSQRKRTMGLFGKLGINLNPYHHYVMAAEKKMFHSPQLKAVICNSSMVKAEIQRYFGLDEAKLHVIYSGVDTEAYHPRLKLAHRESIRNQYQIPQDAPLFLFVGSGFERKGLPVLLQAMKQLPENAHLLIVGKDKKLASLKTQSHTMGLSSRIHFAGGQQDTKPYYGAADVFVLPTLYDPFPNVALEAMASGLPVITSLKSGAAELIIQGKNGFVCDALDLPQLVRHMHQLMSPEMQISTGTAARETMATRNLDTMGIQLLELYKTLLPS, from the coding sequence ATGAAACCAATTAAAATTGCGCTTATTCGTCAACGGTACACGGCTTTTGGCGGCGCAGAACGCTTTGTAGAACGGGCTGTACAAGCTTTGCAAGGTCAAGGTGCTCAATTAACCTTGATCACCCGTAGCTGGGATGCCAATGTAGAGCGCGAGCACTTAATCTGCGACCCTTTATATTTCGGCAATTTATGGCGGGACTGGGGGTTTGCACGGTGCGTTTGCCGCACTCTCAAGCACCAAACCTTTGATCTGATCCAATCTCACGAACGCCTCTCTTGCTGTGATGTTTTCCGTGCAGGGGATGGAGTACACCGAGAATGGCTATCACAACGTAAACGCACCATGGGCCTATTCGGCAAACTCGGTATTAATTTGAACCCCTATCACCACTATGTGATGGCTGCTGAAAAAAAAATGTTCCATAGCCCGCAACTCAAGGCCGTCATCTGCAATTCGAGCATGGTGAAAGCAGAAATCCAGCGCTATTTTGGTCTTGATGAAGCCAAATTACATGTTATCTATAGTGGCGTGGATACTGAGGCCTACCACCCTCGTCTTAAATTGGCACACCGGGAATCCATCCGCAACCAATACCAGATTCCCCAAGATGCGCCGCTGTTTCTGTTCGTTGGTTCCGGATTTGAAAGAAAAGGGCTGCCGGTTTTGCTACAGGCCATGAAACAATTGCCTGAAAACGCCCACTTGCTCATTGTAGGCAAAGATAAAAAACTCGCCTCTCTCAAGACGCAGTCGCACACTATGGGCTTATCCAGCCGTATTCATTTTGCTGGTGGCCAGCAAGACACCAAACCCTATTACGGCGCGGCTGATGTTTTTGTCCTCCCTACACTCTACGACCCATTCCCCAATGTCGCTCTGGAAGCAATGGCATCCGGCTTACCAGTAATCACCAGCCTTAAAAGCGGTGCTGCAGAATTGATCATTCAGGGCAAAAACGGCTTTGTGTGCGATGCGCTTGACCTGCCGCAATTGGTCCGCCATATGCATCAGCTTATGTCACCCGAAATGCAGATATCAACTGGTACTGCGGCCAGAGAAACCATGGCCACCAGAAATCTGGATACCATGGGAATCCAGTTACTGGAACTGTATAAAACGTTACTGCCCTCCTGA
- the rfaQ gene encoding putative lipopolysaccharide heptosyltransferase III, with protein MVNDAIDLNSLRRVLVIKLRHHGDVLLSSPVFSVLKNHAPHLEIDALVYQDTAEMLTFHPAISQVLCVDRKWKKMGLLTQAAAEWKLFSTLRNRNYDLVIHLTEHPRGAWIKRLCGARYGVARKLPEKGRSWGDSFSHLYSFPRNTPRHTVELNLDALRRIGLFPEEDERKLVLAPGNEASASMANLLAQHSLKAGEFIHLHPTSRWLFKCWPVEKMSQLIEALQIQGHAIVVTAAPDTRERDMLRAILNPLKQPVVDLSGQLSLKQLAALTGAAKCFIGVDSAPMHIAAAMQTPLVALFGPSGEKEWGPWMAPHRIITSNHTCRPCGNDGCGGSKVSECLTSIPVERVLSAVQEMLKIG; from the coding sequence ATGGTTAATGATGCAATCGACTTAAATTCCCTGCGCCGTGTTTTGGTGATCAAACTTCGTCATCATGGCGACGTCTTGCTTTCTTCACCGGTTTTTAGTGTCTTAAAAAATCATGCACCCCATCTGGAAATTGATGCACTGGTTTATCAAGATACAGCAGAAATGCTAACTTTTCATCCTGCGATCAGCCAAGTACTCTGCGTCGACCGAAAATGGAAAAAAATGGGCCTGCTCACACAGGCCGCTGCAGAATGGAAGCTGTTTTCCACTTTGCGGAACAGAAACTACGATCTCGTCATTCATCTCACAGAACACCCACGTGGTGCCTGGATCAAACGGCTATGTGGTGCACGTTATGGTGTGGCACGTAAACTACCGGAAAAGGGACGTTCCTGGGGTGACAGCTTTTCCCATCTTTATTCGTTCCCCAGAAACACACCACGGCATACTGTCGAACTTAATCTGGATGCACTGCGACGTATTGGCCTTTTTCCTGAAGAAGATGAGCGTAAGTTAGTGCTCGCACCCGGAAATGAAGCTTCCGCGTCAATGGCAAATCTGCTTGCCCAGCATAGCCTGAAAGCCGGTGAATTCATCCACCTTCACCCGACTTCACGCTGGTTGTTTAAGTGCTGGCCGGTTGAAAAAATGTCTCAGTTGATTGAGGCATTGCAGATACAAGGACACGCTATTGTTGTTACTGCGGCTCCGGACACCAGAGAACGCGATATGCTGCGAGCAATTTTAAATCCCTTGAAGCAACCTGTTGTTGATTTGTCCGGCCAACTTTCTTTAAAGCAACTTGCCGCTTTAACTGGCGCCGCAAAATGTTTCATTGGGGTGGATTCAGCCCCTATGCATATTGCTGCCGCCATGCAAACGCCCTTGGTGGCCTTATTTGGCCCTAGCGGTGAAAAAGAATGGGGGCCCTGGATGGCACCTCATCGCATCATCACCTCAAACCACACCTGCCGCCCCTGTGGGAATGACGGGTGTGGAGGAAGCAAAGTAAGTGAATGCCTGACATCGATACCTGTTGAACGGGTTTTAAGCGCCGTCCAGGAAATGTTGAAAATAGGATGA
- a CDS encoding cobalamin-binding protein: MLVKLISAICLLLVTSTAIADIIVHDDTSNEVRLASLATRIISLAPHATELLFAAGAGERVVGVANYSDYPAAALRLPKIGTSNSLDLETIAALHPDLIIAWKSGNPDAQLEKLRQLHIPIFYSEPQKISDIPSTIEHFGRLAGTESFSRTAATAFRNQLNKLRNNFSNRKPVSVFYQIWDHPLITINDQHFISDAISLCGGRNIFGKLPTLTPNVSTEAVLIANPEAIITSGIGESRPDWLNEWQRWPKLQATQHKTLFFIPADYINRPSPRILKGIEQMCTMIEQAREQQK, from the coding sequence ATGCTAGTTAAGCTGATATCAGCAATATGTCTGCTTCTCGTCACGAGTACAGCTATTGCAGATATCATTGTGCATGACGACACTTCCAACGAAGTAAGACTTGCTAGCCTAGCAACCCGCATCATCAGCCTCGCCCCCCACGCTACCGAATTGTTATTTGCAGCCGGTGCCGGGGAGCGTGTGGTGGGGGTAGCAAATTACAGTGATTATCCAGCTGCCGCTCTAAGACTACCCAAAATCGGCACTTCCAACTCATTGGACCTGGAAACAATTGCCGCACTCCATCCTGATCTGATTATTGCCTGGAAAAGCGGCAATCCCGATGCGCAACTGGAAAAATTGCGGCAATTACATATCCCTATTTTTTACAGCGAACCTCAAAAAATTTCCGATATTCCGTCTACGATCGAACATTTTGGCCGATTAGCTGGCACAGAATCTTTCTCGCGGACTGCCGCAACTGCATTCCGCAATCAATTAAATAAGTTGCGCAATAATTTCTCGAACAGAAAACCCGTCAGCGTGTTTTACCAAATCTGGGACCATCCACTGATTACCATTAACGACCAGCACTTTATCAGCGATGCCATCAGTTTATGTGGCGGCCGCAATATATTTGGCAAGTTGCCTACACTGACTCCCAATGTCAGCACGGAAGCCGTCTTAATAGCAAACCCAGAAGCCATTATTACCAGTGGAATTGGAGAATCCCGGCCGGACTGGCTCAATGAATGGCAGCGCTGGCCCAAACTGCAAGCCACGCAGCACAAAACTTTATTTTTTATTCCTGCTGACTATATCAATCGCCCCAGCCCACGCATTCTGAAAGGCATTGAGCAAATGTGCACCATGATTGAACAGGCAAGAGAGCAACAAAAATAA
- a CDS encoding TonB-dependent receptor domain-containing protein, translated as MKYPFKLTLISLALTGTAFADDITTFQGGDIIVTASRIPQKLSTSLQSTTVITSDDITKAGQQSLPELLQIKGNVEIKTTGGLGQQSAIFMRGANSTHTLILVDGVRLDNVTAGTTALEHIPLSQIERIEIVRAPASSLYGSDAIGGVIQIFTKNGKNAPGVSISAGVGSNQTQNLNAGFGSTFGNTNFYLQTGYLYNNTFSTTNAGAGNYYNPDRDPYRNTNLSAKIAHTLNADHEIGANIFLVDGTAHFDGYNSKLDDTKIQKLRTYSVYSQNQFTSIWQSLLKLNRGQDDYTFVNTAYPSHTRSDQDQITWQNDLSLDIGKVSVGLEYLKQHVDSTTTYNKTDRNVRSAFAVYQNDLGDHSIQASARRDNNSQFGVHDTGNLGYGYRFNPNWRMTAGAGTAFKAPNFQDLYYPGFSNPNLQPERSLGTEAGMHYANGHNRFDATYFENKIDDLIQYDSTLGYPINISKARITGMEAMFETKLAGVLLHANLTLQKPIDEITGKRLQNRATQFGSITLSKGFGAWTIGSELTGSDARFDSRTESSSSRMGGYGLINLTTSYKASKELTFNARINNVFNKGYELVKGYNTPGINLFVGLQYQPR; from the coding sequence ATGAAATACCCTTTTAAACTTACTCTAATAAGCTTGGCTCTCACTGGAACCGCTTTTGCAGATGACATCACCACTTTTCAAGGCGGGGACATTATTGTCACGGCCAGCCGCATACCTCAAAAACTCAGCACCTCGCTCCAAAGCACTACAGTAATCACCTCGGATGATATTACTAAAGCAGGACAACAATCCTTGCCAGAGCTATTACAGATCAAAGGTAATGTGGAGATCAAAACTACCGGCGGGCTTGGCCAGCAAAGCGCCATTTTCATGCGAGGCGCAAATAGCACTCACACCCTGATCCTAGTAGACGGCGTTCGTCTCGATAATGTGACTGCTGGAACAACCGCATTGGAACATATCCCGCTGAGTCAGATTGAACGAATTGAAATTGTACGCGCTCCTGCCAGTAGCTTATATGGCTCTGATGCCATCGGCGGGGTGATCCAGATTTTCACCAAAAATGGTAAAAATGCTCCAGGTGTTTCAATTAGCGCTGGCGTTGGCTCTAACCAGACTCAAAACCTGAATGCAGGTTTTGGAAGCACTTTTGGCAACACAAATTTCTACCTGCAAACAGGTTATCTTTATAACAACACTTTTTCGACGACAAATGCAGGTGCCGGCAATTATTACAATCCTGACCGTGACCCATATCGCAACACCAATCTTTCAGCAAAGATTGCACATACTTTAAATGCTGATCACGAAATCGGTGCCAACATCTTTTTAGTTGATGGCACAGCACATTTTGATGGTTACAATTCAAAATTGGACGATACAAAAATCCAAAAGCTTCGCACCTATTCTGTTTACAGCCAGAATCAGTTTACCTCGATATGGCAGAGTTTACTGAAACTAAACCGAGGACAAGATGATTACACCTTCGTAAATACAGCCTACCCTTCACATACCCGAAGCGATCAAGATCAAATTACCTGGCAAAATGATTTATCATTGGATATCGGAAAGGTTTCAGTCGGACTGGAATACCTCAAACAACACGTTGACAGTACTACTACATATAATAAAACAGATCGCAACGTGCGCTCTGCCTTTGCAGTCTACCAAAACGACTTGGGGGACCATAGCATCCAGGCTAGTGCTCGCCGGGACAACAATAGCCAATTCGGCGTGCATGATACGGGGAACCTGGGCTATGGATATCGTTTCAACCCAAATTGGCGCATGACTGCTGGAGCTGGAACCGCGTTCAAAGCACCTAATTTCCAAGACCTTTATTACCCTGGCTTCAGCAACCCGAACCTTCAGCCAGAACGCTCTCTAGGTACAGAAGCAGGCATGCACTATGCGAATGGACACAATCGCTTTGACGCCACCTATTTTGAAAACAAAATTGACGACTTGATCCAGTATGATAGTACGCTTGGTTATCCTATCAACATCAGCAAAGCGCGTATTACAGGGATGGAAGCCATGTTTGAGACGAAGTTGGCAGGAGTACTTCTTCATGCAAATTTGACGTTGCAAAAACCAATTGATGAAATAACAGGCAAAAGACTTCAAAATAGAGCCACCCAATTCGGTTCAATAACCCTCAGCAAAGGATTTGGTGCTTGGACTATTGGGAGCGAATTAACAGGAAGTGATGCACGTTTCGACTCACGAACTGAATCCTCCAGTAGCCGGATGGGTGGTTATGGATTAATCAATTTAACAACAAGCTATAAAGCGAGCAAAGAATTAACCTTCAATGCCCGTATCAACAACGTGTTTAACAAAGGGTATGAACTGGTGAAAGGATATAACACACCGGGTATCAACTTATTTGTTGGCTTGCAATATCAACCACGTTGA
- a CDS encoding cell division protein ZapA, whose product MSAEFKGLDVTIMGREFRVACPENEQHSLLASVDYLDKKMREIRDTGKVIGIERIAIMAALNITNDLLSSRVPSDFDVGDFKRRIDALQAQIDQAMSEQDELF is encoded by the coding sequence ATGAGCGCCGAATTTAAGGGTCTGGATGTGACGATCATGGGTCGCGAGTTTCGTGTGGCCTGTCCAGAAAATGAACAACATTCACTGCTGGCTTCTGTCGATTACCTGGACAAAAAAATGCGAGAAATTCGTGATACCGGTAAGGTGATCGGTATTGAACGTATTGCCATTATGGCAGCGCTGAATATTACGAATGATCTCCTGTCTTCACGGGTTCCCAGTGATTTTGACGTAGGGGATTTTAAGCGTAGAATAGATGCATTGCAGGCGCAGATTGATCAAGCAATGTCTGAGCAGGACGAGTTGTTTTAA
- a CDS encoding 5-formyltetrahydrofolate cyclo-ligase, producing the protein MNKRQLRSHLRKTRNAVPALERRVAGQSMLRVAKQEKLLIHRRNIGFYLPFEGEIDLLPLLNYALLLGKVGYLPIVPKKFQKLLKFSRLTNRKTWYLNRFGIHEHWSPRQIRARQLDLLFVPLVGFDDHGYRLGMGGGFYDSSLAYLRRRKVWRKPILVGVGYECQKVPNVPRDPWDMPLDAVITEKQLYRFSRQHLPGA; encoded by the coding sequence GTGAATAAGCGCCAGTTACGCAGCCACTTACGCAAAACCAGAAATGCGGTGCCAGCGCTTGAACGCAGAGTTGCCGGCCAAAGTATGCTGCGTGTGGCAAAGCAGGAAAAGCTGCTGATTCACCGCCGAAATATCGGGTTTTATCTCCCGTTTGAGGGTGAAATCGATTTATTGCCTCTACTGAACTATGCCTTGTTGCTCGGTAAAGTAGGTTACTTGCCGATTGTCCCGAAAAAATTCCAGAAATTACTCAAATTTAGCCGTTTGACCAACCGGAAAACCTGGTACCTCAACCGATTTGGCATTCATGAACACTGGTCGCCCAGACAAATCCGAGCGCGCCAGCTGGATTTACTGTTTGTGCCTTTGGTCGGGTTTGATGATCATGGTTATCGGCTCGGTATGGGTGGCGGGTTTTATGATTCCAGTCTGGCGTACCTGCGGCGTCGAAAAGTGTGGCGCAAACCCATACTGGTAGGAGTGGGCTATGAATGCCAGAAAGTACCTAATGTTCCGCGGGACCCTTGGGATATGCCGCTGGATGCAGTAATCACCGAAAAGCAGCTGTACCGTTTCAGTCGGCAACATCTTCCCGGCGCGTAA
- a CDS encoding EVE domain-containing protein yields the protein MRYWLMKSEPSDVSVDDLAAMPNQSVAWYGIRNYQARNFMRDQMKVGDKVFFYHSSCDEPGIAGLAVVGKLAYPDETQFDVNNKYFDPKATPENPRWMNVDVQLVKKTRLVSIKELRSYPELEHMRILQKGNRLSITPVDPKEWDFITSIL from the coding sequence ATGCGTTATTGGTTAATGAAGTCGGAACCTTCGGATGTGAGTGTGGATGATTTGGCGGCGATGCCAAATCAGTCAGTTGCCTGGTATGGCATACGAAATTATCAGGCACGTAATTTCATGCGTGACCAGATGAAAGTGGGGGATAAAGTCTTTTTTTATCATTCCAGCTGTGATGAGCCGGGAATTGCTGGTTTAGCCGTTGTAGGCAAGCTTGCTTATCCGGATGAAACCCAGTTTGACGTAAACAATAAATATTTTGATCCCAAAGCAACACCGGAAAACCCGCGTTGGATGAATGTTGATGTGCAGCTGGTGAAGAAAACCCGGCTGGTGAGCATTAAAGAGTTACGTAGCTACCCGGAGCTGGAGCATATGCGTATTCTGCAAAAAGGGAACCGCTTGTCCATTACCCCCGTGGACCCTAAAGAATGGGATTTCATCACGAGCATTCTGTGA
- a CDS encoding glutathione S-transferase family protein, protein MGFHHEHSVIRLYHFWSSMPSQRIRLALAFKAVAHECVALAQDDDATFFELGIARAPLVLQLEDGSLQTDSLAILKNLDGWIGGEPLFEGILDETAWQALLNWRMSVDNVLQRLYAPVLPAFQDISASELTLTAYKEAVQQRFGMSVEAMSNDRYDGFQQLSGLSRLPELAKHLGKNKFYTGGRLSAADLVIACDLFPLQLLDGVTVPMDLMYYIQRVEQTCGASLRDGLILQH, encoded by the coding sequence ATGGGATTTCATCACGAGCATTCTGTGATTCGGCTTTATCATTTCTGGTCGTCAATGCCATCGCAGCGCATTCGTCTGGCATTGGCCTTTAAAGCAGTGGCCCATGAATGTGTGGCTTTGGCACAGGACGATGATGCTACTTTTTTTGAGCTAGGCATCGCCCGCGCACCTTTGGTATTGCAATTGGAAGATGGGTCACTGCAAACAGATTCTTTGGCTATTCTGAAAAATCTGGATGGCTGGATTGGCGGAGAACCGTTGTTTGAAGGAATACTTGATGAAACGGCATGGCAAGCATTATTAAACTGGCGTATGTCGGTTGATAATGTGCTGCAGCGACTGTATGCGCCGGTTCTGCCTGCTTTTCAGGATATCAGTGCCAGTGAATTGACGTTAACAGCATACAAAGAGGCCGTGCAGCAACGTTTTGGAATGAGTGTGGAGGCCATGTCGAATGACCGATATGATGGTTTTCAGCAGTTGTCCGGATTATCCCGCTTGCCGGAATTGGCAAAACATCTGGGGAAAAACAAGTTTTATACGGGTGGCCGGCTTTCTGCGGCAGATTTGGTTATTGCCTGTGATTTATTTCCACTGCAATTGCTGGATGGAGTGACGGTACCAATGGATTTGATGTACTACATTCAACGCGTTGAACAAACCTGTGGCGCAAGCTTGCGCGACGGATTAATCTTACAGCATTAA
- a CDS encoding sulfite exporter TauE/SafE family protein — MEFFWVLYLLLGLFAGFLAGLLGVGGGLIIVPVLVFIFTAQHFPEASMLHLALGTSLGSIMFTSVASLRAHHAHAAVNWQVVRTITPGIVTGTLLGSVLAAHLSTHFLKVFFVIFLFYVGTQMLLNIKPKPTHQLPGLGGMFAAGNVIGGVSSLVGIGGGTLSVPFMTWCNVKMHQAIGTSAAIGFPIAVAGAVGYVANGLAVKDLPQYSLGFVYLPALAGVVLASMMTAPWGARLAHKLPVTKLKKIFAVLLYTLGVKMAWSLF, encoded by the coding sequence TTGGAATTTTTTTGGGTGCTATATCTGTTGCTGGGACTCTTTGCAGGATTTTTGGCAGGCTTGCTGGGAGTGGGTGGCGGACTGATTATTGTACCTGTGCTGGTATTTATTTTTACAGCGCAGCATTTTCCTGAAGCTTCAATGCTACACCTGGCGTTGGGTACTTCTCTTGGCAGCATCATGTTCACTTCTGTGGCCAGTTTACGTGCCCACCATGCCCATGCTGCAGTCAATTGGCAAGTTGTGCGAACCATTACGCCCGGGATTGTGACCGGCACTTTGTTAGGGAGTGTGTTAGCGGCACACCTCTCTACCCATTTTCTGAAAGTGTTTTTTGTGATTTTTCTGTTTTATGTGGGCACGCAGATGCTGCTCAATATCAAGCCAAAACCAACGCATCAATTGCCGGGTTTGGGAGGGATGTTTGCAGCTGGTAATGTAATTGGCGGTGTTTCCAGTCTGGTAGGAATCGGTGGTGGGACATTGTCGGTGCCCTTCATGACATGGTGCAACGTGAAAATGCATCAGGCTATAGGGACCTCTGCTGCCATTGGTTTTCCCATAGCGGTTGCGGGGGCCGTAGGGTATGTCGCGAATGGTCTGGCAGTAAAAGATTTGCCGCAATACAGTCTGGGGTTTGTGTATTTGCCCGCACTGGCAGGCGTCGTGCTAGCCAGTATGATGACAGCACCTTGGGGTGCCAGATTGGCGCATAAGTTACCGGTTACAAAACTGAAAAAGATTTTTGCTGTTTTGTTGTATACGCTTGGCGTGAAAATGGCGTGGAGCTTATTCTAA
- a CDS encoding diguanylate cyclase gives MKLSQFAANLAEVRSRQVLRAGFSLVLLIIAFIVIFGLNRLTKVHESLAEIVNNEQVAIEMLFRMQQASRDRSLLLYRIASTQDAFERDEQILNYRNLGAQFGEAHRKLKELQFNESEKALLNQQWEYALATQKIQKQAIEMVTDGQIQAAQNLLSMQAIPAQNKILDSINNLLDFEIKKSHKNTLLLQKQQGKTRIFMITGGILAALFVGFIAYFVNSRVHMLISNLSDTAQELNETNKHLEFMQQAVDHHNIVSIADVNGNITFVNDLFCQISQYSKQELIGNNHRLLKSGMQPDAIFEELWQTISTGKIWQGEICNRKKHGGLYWVATTILPMLDNSGLPYQYISVRTDISSIKEAQQVLLRSKNDLENMVHARTLELEERDEVLQSITNAAQDAVIMIDNQQNITFWNPAAVIMFGYTPEEATGSNLYNLITPPKYLDAYKAAFTTMPKNEAQALSGATTELHALRRDCSEFPIEISVSSVNLKNNWHAVAIVRDITARKLAEEQLKQLATTDPLTGLFNRRRFNEVLYAELARAKRYATPLSLIIFDIDHFKQINDQFGHPIGDQVLIQLSALISNTLREADVLARWGGEEFTILAPNCDLQCGRRFAEKLRMTIETYEFTDVSKVTCSFGVTEYRENDDQSTLVKRADHSLYRAKQMGRNRVEVE, from the coding sequence ATGAAACTCTCCCAGTTTGCTGCAAATTTGGCTGAAGTCAGATCAAGACAGGTACTCCGGGCTGGTTTTTCGCTGGTGTTGCTGATTATAGCGTTCATCGTTATTTTTGGTCTCAACAGACTAACTAAGGTTCATGAATCCCTGGCAGAAATTGTAAACAATGAGCAAGTTGCCATTGAAATGCTTTTTCGCATGCAACAGGCTTCCCGCGACCGATCCCTATTGTTGTACCGTATTGCCTCCACTCAAGATGCATTTGAACGCGACGAACAAATTCTCAATTATAGAAATTTGGGGGCACAGTTCGGGGAAGCTCATCGTAAATTAAAAGAGCTGCAGTTCAATGAATCTGAGAAGGCTTTACTCAACCAGCAATGGGAATATGCTCTAGCCACACAAAAAATCCAGAAACAAGCCATAGAAATGGTCACGGATGGCCAGATTCAGGCTGCTCAAAACTTATTAAGCATGCAGGCCATTCCGGCACAAAACAAAATTCTGGATTCCATCAATAATCTGCTTGATTTTGAGATCAAGAAATCACACAAGAATACGCTATTGCTCCAAAAACAACAGGGAAAGACCCGTATTTTTATGATCACAGGTGGTATTCTGGCTGCCCTATTCGTAGGATTTATCGCCTATTTCGTCAATAGCCGCGTACACATGCTGATATCCAACCTCTCCGATACGGCGCAAGAGCTGAATGAAACCAATAAGCACCTCGAGTTTATGCAACAGGCAGTGGATCACCACAACATCGTCAGTATTGCAGACGTAAACGGTAACATTACATTTGTAAACGATCTGTTTTGCCAGATCAGCCAATACTCAAAGCAGGAACTGATTGGCAATAACCATCGCCTCCTAAAATCTGGAATGCAGCCCGACGCAATTTTTGAAGAACTCTGGCAAACTATTTCCACAGGCAAAATTTGGCAAGGGGAAATCTGCAACCGAAAAAAACACGGGGGGCTTTACTGGGTGGCAACCACCATTTTGCCTATGTTGGATAACTCTGGTCTCCCGTACCAATACATTTCAGTTCGCACCGACATTTCAAGCATTAAAGAGGCGCAACAGGTACTTTTACGCAGTAAAAATGATCTTGAAAATATGGTCCATGCTCGAACCCTTGAACTGGAGGAACGAGATGAAGTATTGCAGAGCATTACCAATGCAGCGCAGGATGCGGTCATCATGATCGACAATCAGCAAAACATTACTTTCTGGAATCCAGCCGCCGTAATCATGTTTGGCTACACACCTGAAGAAGCAACGGGCAGCAATTTATATAATTTGATTACCCCGCCCAAATACCTTGATGCATATAAGGCTGCTTTTACCACTATGCCCAAAAATGAGGCTCAAGCTTTAAGTGGTGCTACAACCGAATTGCATGCGCTTAGACGGGATTGTTCAGAATTTCCCATTGAAATTTCCGTATCCAGCGTAAACCTGAAAAATAATTGGCATGCAGTCGCTATCGTCCGAGATATAACCGCTAGAAAGTTAGCTGAAGAACAGCTTAAACAATTGGCCACAACAGACCCCTTGACAGGTCTCTTTAACAGACGACGCTTCAATGAAGTCTTGTATGCCGAGCTTGCCCGGGCAAAGCGCTACGCTACACCGCTATCACTCATTATTTTCGACATCGACCACTTTAAACAGATTAATGATCAATTTGGCCATCCCATCGGGGATCAGGTATTAATCCAGCTTTCAGCACTCATATCAAATACCCTTAGAGAGGCAGACGTCCTGGCACGTTGGGGAGGAGAAGAGTTTACCATTTTAGCGCCAAACTGCGACCTCCAATGCGGCCGTAGATTTGCTGAAAAATTACGTATGACCATTGAAACTTACGAATTCACGGATGTGAGTAAGGTAACTTGCAGTTTTGGTGTAACCGAATATCGTGAAAATGACGATCAGTCTACGCTTGTTAAACGTGCTGATCATAGTTTGTACAGAGCAAAGCAGATGGGTCGTAATCGCGTAGAAGTTGAGTAG
- a CDS encoding carbonic anhydrase, translating into MNHIDKLVDGFKRFKESRFTENRALFDQLAQGQQPKTMIVGCCDSRVDPAIITDCDPGDLFIIRNVANLVPPYETTGNFHGTSAALEFGVRNLGVENIIILGHAKCGGIRTLMENAAPSEDQSSFVAGWMKVASHARNRVLSRLPGEPVYKQVQACEKEAILVSLDNLLTFPWILERVAQKKLTLHGWYFDIEQGELLHYNSNTNNFETFS; encoded by the coding sequence ATGAATCACATTGATAAGCTTGTCGATGGCTTCAAACGCTTCAAGGAAAGTCGCTTTACTGAAAACCGGGCTCTTTTTGATCAGCTAGCTCAAGGCCAACAACCGAAAACCATGATCGTTGGTTGTTGCGATTCAAGGGTCGATCCAGCCATTATCACTGATTGCGACCCTGGCGATTTATTTATCATTCGCAACGTGGCCAACCTTGTCCCACCATACGAAACCACAGGCAATTTTCATGGAACCAGCGCAGCACTGGAATTTGGCGTGCGCAATCTCGGTGTAGAAAATATCATTATCCTGGGACATGCCAAATGCGGCGGCATCCGCACATTGATGGAAAATGCCGCACCATCAGAAGATCAGAGCAGTTTTGTGGCTGGGTGGATGAAAGTAGCCAGCCATGCTCGTAACCGGGTACTCTCACGTTTGCCAGGAGAACCTGTTTACAAGCAGGTACAAGCATGCGAAAAAGAAGCCATACTGGTTTCTCTCGATAACTTGTTAACTTTTCCGTGGATATTAGAACGGGTTGCGCAAAAAAAGCTCACCCTGCATGGCTGGTACTTCGATATCGAACAAGGAGAGCTTTTACATTACAATTCAAATACCAACAACTTTGAAACATTTTCCTGA